A genomic stretch from Limnobacter thiooxidans includes:
- a CDS encoding DUF481 domain-containing protein: MPVFHYASFKFFSFPFKFVCAGLLVFLLHCNAALAATVVLENGDRITGEIVELSDNVLTFKSPLFGEVELPWRKVVELKADQGVTVQLKDGSTVKGKVSLSPQDGLVVDEGVLGRFRVLKKTDVALFNPPVVDYSVKYGARANLGGVFNRGNSEDDALNFDAEFVARTPDNRYTVAAEVNEAESAGLSTTSNRYLLTQYDAFLSEKDYLFLSAKGEQDKLADLTLRTSWGAGYGYQFIETERVKLSMEYGLAYINENYRLAPDESYPSLSLGLDYERKFWNKRLVFFNNNDLSVSLENAADSLFKTKVGLRVPIVENVNVATQLNVDYDNMPPPGVKNADSSLIFSVGYGF, from the coding sequence ATGCCTGTCTTTCACTACGCATCATTTAAATTCTTCTCATTCCCTTTCAAATTTGTTTGCGCCGGCCTGCTGGTTTTTCTGCTTCATTGCAACGCAGCGCTTGCAGCCACGGTTGTGCTGGAAAACGGCGACCGAATCACGGGTGAAATCGTAGAGCTCAGTGACAATGTCCTGACCTTCAAATCGCCCTTGTTCGGCGAGGTAGAGTTGCCTTGGCGCAAAGTCGTCGAATTGAAAGCTGACCAAGGCGTTACCGTGCAGTTGAAAGACGGAAGCACTGTGAAGGGCAAGGTGAGTTTGAGTCCGCAGGATGGGCTGGTGGTAGATGAGGGCGTTTTGGGGCGCTTCAGGGTGCTTAAAAAGACCGATGTGGCCCTGTTTAATCCCCCCGTGGTTGATTACTCCGTGAAATACGGCGCCCGTGCAAACCTTGGCGGTGTATTTAACCGGGGCAACTCGGAAGACGATGCGCTGAATTTTGATGCAGAGTTTGTGGCCCGTACCCCCGACAATCGATATACCGTTGCGGCCGAGGTGAATGAGGCAGAGTCCGCCGGCCTGTCCACCACGTCCAACCGTTACCTGTTGACGCAATATGACGCATTCCTGAGCGAGAAGGACTACCTATTTCTCAGTGCCAAAGGTGAGCAGGACAAGCTTGCAGATTTGACTCTCAGAACCAGTTGGGGCGCGGGTTACGGTTATCAATTCATTGAAACGGAGCGTGTGAAGTTGTCCATGGAATATGGCTTGGCTTATATCAATGAAAACTACAGGCTTGCACCTGATGAGTCGTATCCTTCATTGAGTCTGGGGCTTGATTACGAGCGGAAATTCTGGAACAAGCGCCTGGTGTTTTTCAACAACAATGATTTGTCGGTCAGTCTTGAAAATGCTGCAGATTCCCTGTTTAAAACCAAGGTTGGGTTGCGGGTGCCCATCGTTGAAAATGTAAATGTTGCGACGCAGTTGAATGTTGATTACGACAACATGCCGCCACCCGGCGTAAAAAATGCAGACAGCAGCCTGATTTTCAGCGTGGGTTATGGTTTTTGA
- a CDS encoding phosphoribosyltransferase, which produces MDKLHIDYVQYHHLIDRVVRVVEDSGYQPDVILGVSRGGLFLADGLSRALRKPMAVIAASSYREGNGTSQSELQVSASIASVVPLAGKVLLVDDLADSGQTLQALCSHLQQLFPDVAQLKTAVVWVKPSSCFTPDFAAEYLESDVWIVQPFETRDFY; this is translated from the coding sequence ATGGACAAGCTGCATATCGATTATGTGCAATACCACCACCTGATTGATCGGGTGGTGCGTGTGGTGGAAGATTCCGGTTACCAGCCTGATGTAATTTTGGGTGTGTCCCGCGGCGGACTTTTCCTGGCCGATGGTTTGTCGCGAGCTTTGCGCAAACCCATGGCTGTTATTGCTGCGTCCTCCTACCGCGAAGGCAATGGCACTTCACAAAGCGAACTCCAGGTGTCTGCCAGTATTGCCTCGGTGGTGCCATTGGCCGGCAAGGTGTTGCTGGTGGATGATCTGGCTGATTCTGGTCAAACCTTGCAGGCTTTGTGTAGTCACCTTCAGCAACTTTTTCCCGATGTCGCGCAACTGAAAACCGCTGTGGTGTGGGTCAAACCTTCCTCGTGTTTCACGCCTGATTTTGCAGCGGAATACCTGGAGTCAGATGTCTGGATCGTGCAGCCGTTTGAAACACGCGATTTCTACTAA
- a CDS encoding adenylosuccinate synthase, with protein MSFRNVVVIGTQWGDEGKGKVVDWLTDHAQGVVRFQGGHNAGHTLVIGGKKTILRLIPSGILRPEVQVYIGNGVVLSPEALLSEIDELQAGGISVESRLKISETCPLILDHHIALDKAREAKRGDAKIGTTGRGIGPAYEDKAARRALRVQDLFNPEKFRAKLDEVLDYHNFVLTQYLGAEPVDAQVVFDKAMALAPRIKNMVADVPTLLQKANDEGKNLLFEGAQGALLDIDHGTFPFVTSSNCIAGAASPGAGVGPQRLQYVLGITKAYATRVGSGPFPTELFCEKGMYLAKKGNEFGSVTGRPRRCGWFDAAALRRTIQLNGVSGLCITKLDVLDGMESIQMCVGYELADGTKTDILPFGSDKVEGCKPIFETFPGWKGTTFGVKQFDDLPEEAKTYLKRMEAVCGVPVDMISTGPDRDETIVLRHPYKA; from the coding sequence ATGAGTTTTCGAAATGTGGTTGTGATTGGTACCCAGTGGGGCGATGAAGGCAAGGGCAAGGTGGTCGACTGGTTGACCGACCATGCCCAAGGCGTAGTTCGCTTTCAGGGTGGTCACAATGCGGGGCACACCCTGGTGATTGGTGGCAAAAAAACAATTTTGCGCCTGATTCCCTCCGGTATTTTGCGTCCTGAAGTGCAGGTCTACATCGGCAATGGTGTGGTGTTGTCACCGGAAGCCCTGTTGAGCGAAATCGACGAGTTGCAAGCTGGCGGTATTTCGGTGGAAAGCCGCTTGAAGATCAGCGAAACATGTCCCCTGATTCTCGACCACCATATCGCCTTGGACAAGGCCCGTGAAGCCAAGCGTGGCGACGCGAAAATTGGCACTACTGGCCGTGGCATTGGCCCCGCGTATGAAGACAAGGCCGCGCGCCGTGCTTTGCGTGTTCAGGACCTGTTCAATCCGGAAAAATTCCGAGCCAAGCTGGATGAAGTGCTGGATTACCACAACTTCGTGCTTACGCAGTACCTGGGTGCAGAGCCCGTTGACGCTCAGGTTGTATTCGACAAGGCCATGGCCCTGGCCCCGCGTATCAAGAACATGGTGGCCGACGTGCCGACCTTGCTGCAAAAGGCCAATGACGAGGGCAAGAACCTGCTGTTTGAAGGCGCGCAGGGCGCACTGCTTGACATCGACCACGGCACATTCCCATTCGTGACCAGCTCAAACTGCATCGCGGGTGCTGCTTCTCCCGGCGCGGGTGTGGGGCCGCAGCGCCTGCAGTACGTGTTGGGCATTACCAAGGCCTATGCCACCCGTGTGGGTTCAGGCCCGTTCCCAACCGAACTGTTCTGTGAAAAAGGCATGTACCTGGCCAAGAAGGGCAATGAATTTGGTTCCGTAACAGGCCGCCCGCGCCGCTGCGGCTGGTTTGACGCGGCTGCATTGCGTCGTACGATTCAGCTCAATGGTGTATCCGGTTTGTGTATCACCAAGCTGGATGTGCTGGATGGCATGGAATCCATTCAAATGTGTGTGGGTTACGAATTGGCTGATGGCACCAAAACCGATATCCTGCCTTTCGGCAGCGACAAGGTAGAAGGCTGCAAGCCGATTTTCGAAACCTTCCCCGGCTGGAAAGGTACAACTTTTGGCGTCAAGCAGTTCGATGACCTGCCAGAAGAAGCCAAAACCTATTTGAAGCGCATGGAAGCCGTGTGTGGTGTACCCGTTGACATGATTTCAACAGGTCCTGACCGCGATGAAACCATCGTGCTTCGTCACCCCTACAAAGCCTGA
- a CDS encoding ATP phosphoribosyltransferase regulatory subunit: MSAWLLPESVADVLPSEARRIEELRRSLLDRFRVYGYELVMPPMLEYTESLLGNADASLNLQTFKLLDQASGRMLGLRADTTPQVARIDAHILNRKGVTRLCYCGPVLHTQSLGLHTTREPLQCGAELYGCGGIEADLEILNLAVDTLNLSGLKGYRLALSHAGLLAAVVDGEGLSDALIRSLHDSLAQKDRPAVEDLLAGVSASCRLSVLALLGLYGAAGGANCVLARAADILPRNPKVAAVLSELRTLIARLQETVSANLVLILDLADLASFDYHSGLIFSAYVEGCPNAILRGGRYDDVGAVYGRARPATGFSVDLRELVSLQKVHSKPKTAIRAPWVYDTELMAVIRDLRSQGEVVLQSLPNTAQEEEEFVCDRQLVQANAVWKVVPIGMNQEK, encoded by the coding sequence ATGTCTGCTTGGCTTTTGCCAGAGTCTGTCGCCGATGTCTTGCCCTCAGAGGCCCGGCGCATTGAAGAATTGCGAAGATCGCTTCTGGATCGGTTTCGCGTGTACGGTTACGAGCTGGTCATGCCGCCCATGCTGGAGTACACCGAATCCCTGCTGGGCAATGCGGATGCATCACTGAATTTGCAAACATTCAAGTTGCTCGACCAGGCCAGTGGCCGCATGTTGGGTTTGCGCGCGGACACAACGCCGCAGGTGGCCCGAATTGACGCTCACATTTTGAACCGCAAGGGCGTGACCCGCCTGTGTTATTGCGGCCCTGTGCTGCATACACAATCTCTGGGTTTGCATACCACGCGTGAGCCGCTGCAATGCGGTGCAGAATTGTATGGTTGCGGTGGCATTGAGGCCGATCTGGAAATACTCAATTTGGCCGTGGACACCTTGAATTTGTCTGGCTTGAAGGGTTATCGCCTTGCACTGTCGCATGCTGGTTTGCTGGCTGCGGTGGTTGATGGTGAAGGCTTGTCAGATGCCCTGATTCGCAGTTTGCACGACAGCCTGGCCCAGAAAGACAGGCCCGCCGTGGAAGATTTGCTCGCGGGTGTTTCCGCAAGTTGCCGCTTAAGCGTACTGGCCTTGCTTGGTTTGTATGGTGCAGCAGGTGGTGCCAATTGTGTATTGGCCCGTGCCGCAGACATATTGCCACGCAACCCCAAAGTGGCTGCGGTGCTTAGTGAATTGCGCACCTTGATTGCCCGTTTGCAGGAAACTGTATCAGCCAATCTCGTGCTGATTCTGGACCTCGCTGATCTGGCCAGTTTTGATTATCACAGCGGCCTGATTTTTTCGGCGTACGTGGAAGGGTGTCCAAATGCGATCTTGCGCGGTGGCCGCTACGACGACGTAGGTGCTGTATACGGTCGTGCTCGCCCGGCGACTGGTTTTTCAGTGGATTTGCGTGAATTGGTGTCGTTGCAGAAAGTGCATTCAAAGCCAAAAACCGCAATTCGTGCACCTTGGGTGTACGACACGGAATTGATGGCGGTAATACGCGACTTGCGTAGCCAGGGCGAGGTGGTGCTTCAGTCGCTGCCCAATACCGCCCAAGAGGAAGAAGAGTTTGTATGTGATCGGCAGCTTGTACAGGCCAACGCCGTGTGGAAAGTGGTGCCGATTGGCATGAATCAGGAGAAATAA
- a CDS encoding DUF2065 domain-containing protein: MSETLLLALALVCILEGTMPFLFPKQWKEGFLKIASLTEGQIRFVGLVAILIGITLFLF, encoded by the coding sequence ATGAGCGAGACCTTGCTTTTGGCCCTGGCCCTCGTGTGCATACTCGAGGGCACAATGCCTTTTCTCTTTCCGAAGCAATGGAAAGAGGGCTTTCTCAAAATTGCCTCGCTCACAGAAGGTCAAATACGTTTTGTAGGGCTGGTGGCGATTCTCATCGGTATCACGCTGTTTTTGTTTTGA
- the hflC gene encoding protease modulator HflC has protein sequence MPKIFVVAAAALIGFFIANTCLYVVDQRQYAIVFALGQVDEVRQEPGLYFKLPAPFQNVIFLDKRIQTIDTPEPERFITSEKKNLLIDSYIKWRIIDPRLYFVRLSGDSRLAQSRMSQVVKSALNEEITKRTVPQMVSGERTTVMNTVVDKIKDEAAEIGVEILDVRLKRVDLLPEVSESVFRRMEAERKRVANDLRATGAAESEQIRADADRQREVILAEAYREAQTVKGEGDAKAASIYNAAFGRDPEFYSFYRSMDAYKKSLSSKSDVMVVDPQSDFFKFLQKAR, from the coding sequence ATGCCTAAGATTTTTGTTGTAGCAGCGGCTGCGTTGATCGGCTTTTTTATCGCCAATACCTGCCTGTACGTGGTCGACCAGCGCCAATACGCGATTGTGTTCGCTCTGGGGCAGGTGGATGAGGTTCGTCAGGAACCCGGTTTGTATTTCAAGTTGCCTGCGCCCTTCCAGAATGTGATTTTTCTGGACAAGCGTATTCAAACCATTGATACACCGGAACCCGAGCGTTTCATTACCTCCGAAAAGAAGAACCTCTTGATCGATTCCTACATCAAGTGGCGAATCATTGATCCACGCCTGTATTTTGTTCGTTTGAGCGGCGACTCCCGTTTGGCTCAAAGTCGCATGTCGCAGGTGGTCAAGTCTGCATTGAACGAAGAAATCACCAAACGCACGGTGCCGCAAATGGTTTCTGGCGAGCGCACAACTGTGATGAACACTGTAGTGGACAAGATCAAGGATGAAGCCGCCGAGATCGGCGTGGAAATCCTGGATGTGCGCTTGAAGCGCGTGGATTTGCTGCCTGAAGTCAGTGAATCAGTGTTTCGCCGCATGGAAGCAGAGCGCAAGCGCGTGGCCAATGACCTTCGGGCAACTGGTGCTGCGGAATCGGAACAGATTCGTGCTGACGCTGATCGCCAGCGCGAAGTAATTTTGGCCGAAGCGTACAGAGAAGCACAAACTGTCAAAGGTGAGGGTGATGCCAAGGCCGCTTCGATTTATAATGCCGCTTTTGGTCGCGATCCCGAGTTCTATTCCTTTTACCGAAGCATGGATGCTTACAAGAAGTCTTTGTCATCCAAGTCTGATGTAATGGTGGTTGATCCGCAGTCCGATTTCTTCAAGTTCCTGCAAAAAGCTAGGTAA
- the hflK gene encoding FtsH protease activity modulator HflK, whose amino-acid sequence MSMNDPDWGRNSSGNQNNDEPQKPQDQGNRRPGNRQDGPPDLDELWRDFNNRLNRLFGKKGGNGGGPRGPLGGGSNGGPSMENAGKGFTAVIGIAVVIWLASGFYIVQEGREGVVLQFGKYHHTSMPGFQWRMPYPIQSHEVVNSSQVRIVEVGYRNEVKSKVLREALMLTEDENIIDIQFAVQYRLKDAGAYLFNTADPDETVKMAAETAIREVVGRSKMDFVLYEGREQIALNTAEVMQEILDKYGTGILVSSVTVQGVQPPEQVQAAFDDAVKAGQDRERLKNDGQAYANDVIPRARGNAARLLEEANGYRERVVAQSEGDSARFKAILTEYQKAPKVTKDRLYLDAMQEIYTNVTKVIVDTKSNSQLLYLPLDKLIEKTGPSSQETSNASNAAAAAAKAAESSPSAPRAGVAEGVDTSIRDAMRNRDRGVR is encoded by the coding sequence ATGTCAATGAATGATCCGGATTGGGGAAGAAACTCGTCGGGAAATCAGAACAACGATGAACCGCAGAAACCTCAAGACCAAGGCAATCGCAGGCCCGGCAACCGCCAGGATGGCCCACCCGACCTCGATGAGCTTTGGCGCGACTTCAACAACCGCCTGAACCGTCTTTTTGGAAAAAAAGGCGGCAATGGTGGTGGTCCTCGTGGCCCCTTGGGCGGTGGTTCTAATGGTGGCCCCAGCATGGAAAATGCCGGCAAGGGCTTCACTGCCGTGATTGGTATTGCAGTAGTGATCTGGCTGGCCAGTGGTTTTTACATTGTCCAGGAAGGTCGCGAGGGTGTGGTATTGCAGTTCGGCAAATACCACCACACCTCCATGCCCGGCTTTCAGTGGCGCATGCCTTACCCAATTCAGTCTCATGAAGTGGTGAACTCCTCTCAGGTCCGCATTGTTGAGGTGGGTTATCGCAACGAAGTGAAAAGCAAAGTGCTACGCGAAGCATTGATGTTGACTGAAGATGAAAACATCATTGACATTCAATTCGCGGTTCAGTATCGCTTGAAGGACGCAGGTGCCTACCTGTTCAACACAGCTGATCCCGATGAAACCGTGAAAATGGCCGCTGAAACCGCCATTCGCGAAGTGGTGGGTCGCAGCAAGATGGACTTTGTGCTGTACGAGGGGCGTGAACAGATTGCCTTGAACACCGCTGAAGTGATGCAGGAAATTCTGGATAAGTACGGCACTGGTATTTTGGTGTCCAGCGTGACGGTGCAGGGTGTTCAGCCACCCGAACAGGTTCAGGCTGCGTTCGATGATGCAGTAAAAGCTGGCCAGGATCGTGAACGTTTGAAGAACGACGGACAAGCTTACGCCAACGACGTGATTCCACGAGCGCGAGGCAACGCTGCCCGTCTGCTTGAGGAAGCCAATGGTTACCGCGAGCGGGTTGTTGCGCAGTCTGAAGGTGATTCGGCACGTTTCAAGGCGATTCTGACTGAATACCAGAAAGCGCCTAAAGTCACCAAAGATCGCCTGTACCTCGACGCCATGCAGGAAATCTACACCAACGTGACCAAGGTCATCGTGGACACCAAGAGCAACAGCCAACTGCTGTATCTGCCCTTGGACAAGTTGATCGAGAAAACTGGTCCGTCCAGTCAGGAAACCAGCAATGCCTCCAATGCTGCTGCAGCAGCGGCGAAGGCTGCTGAATCCAGTCCGTCTGCACCACGTGCGGGCGTTGCTGAGGGAGTTGACACAAGCATTCGCGATGCAATGCGCAATCGTGACCGGGGAGTTCGTTAA
- the hflX gene encoding GTPase HflX, translating to MTRSSLVALDLGQHEFRESVDELALLATSAGAEVIGTFVSKKRSPDSATFIGSGKVQEILAHCEAEDVELIIFNHSLSPAQQRNLEKALGRRVIDRTGLILDIFAIRARSFEGKLQVELAQLQYMASRLVRGNAELYGQQGGIGMRGPGETQLETDRRLIGVKVKQLKTRLEKLQKQRQTQRRQRERRGQFTVAIVGYTNAGKSTLFNCIASDKAYAADQLFATLDTTTRRVWLAPKVDMALSDTVGFIRDLSHSLVDAFKATLESAVHADLLLHVVDASSLVRHSQIAEVNKVLQEIEAGDVPQVIIWNKIDACERSVEVERDGNGKILSVAVSARYGLGIAELRECLTELAGNFYAQSRGADTQSDELQWA from the coding sequence ATGACTCGTAGTTCCCTGGTTGCACTCGACCTAGGTCAACACGAGTTCCGAGAAAGTGTCGATGAGCTTGCTCTGCTGGCCACCTCTGCAGGTGCAGAAGTGATCGGCACTTTTGTGTCCAAAAAACGCTCCCCAGATTCCGCAACATTCATCGGTTCAGGCAAGGTGCAGGAAATTCTTGCGCACTGCGAAGCTGAGGATGTGGAACTGATTATTTTCAACCACAGCCTAAGCCCTGCCCAACAACGAAACCTTGAGAAGGCACTTGGCCGTCGTGTCATTGACCGTACGGGCCTGATTCTCGATATCTTTGCCATTCGGGCAAGAAGTTTCGAAGGCAAGTTGCAAGTTGAGCTGGCTCAATTGCAATACATGGCGTCACGTCTGGTGCGTGGCAATGCTGAATTGTATGGCCAACAGGGCGGCATCGGCATGCGTGGTCCGGGTGAAACCCAGCTGGAAACGGATCGCCGCCTGATCGGTGTCAAGGTCAAGCAGTTGAAAACCCGCCTGGAAAAACTTCAGAAGCAGCGGCAAACCCAGCGCCGTCAGCGTGAGCGCCGCGGGCAATTCACAGTGGCTATTGTGGGCTACACCAACGCAGGCAAAAGCACGCTGTTCAATTGCATCGCCAGTGACAAGGCTTATGCGGCGGACCAACTGTTTGCCACGCTGGACACCACCACACGTCGCGTGTGGCTGGCACCCAAAGTGGACATGGCTTTGTCCGACACGGTCGGGTTCATACGCGACTTGTCTCATTCTTTGGTGGATGCCTTCAAGGCAACCCTGGAAAGTGCCGTACATGCCGATTTACTGCTGCATGTTGTGGACGCCAGCTCACTGGTGCGCCACAGCCAGATTGCCGAGGTGAACAAGGTTTTGCAAGAGATTGAAGCGGGTGATGTACCGCAGGTGATTATCTGGAACAAAATAGATGCCTGCGAGCGTTCCGTGGAAGTCGAGCGCGACGGCAATGGTAAGATTTTGTCCGTGGCTGTCAGTGCACGCTATGGTTTGGGAATCGCCGAACTTCGTGAATGTTTGACTGAACTTGCAGGCAACTTCTATGCTCAAAGCAGGGGTGCAGACACGCAGTCGGATGAATTGCAGTGGGCTTGA
- the hfq gene encoding RNA chaperone Hfq, translated as MSNKGQLLQDPFLNLLRKEHVPVSIYLVNGIKLQGQIESFDQYVVLLRNTVTQMVYKHAISTVVPGRAVTFTPEVKE; from the coding sequence ATGAGTAACAAAGGGCAACTACTACAAGACCCCTTCCTCAATTTGCTGCGCAAAGAGCATGTACCCGTGTCCATTTATTTGGTCAACGGCATCAAGCTGCAAGGCCAAATCGAGTCTTTTGATCAATACGTGGTTTTGCTGCGTAACACAGTGACCCAAATGGTTTACAAGCACGCGATCTCAACCGTTGTGCCAGGCCGCGCAGTCACGTTCACCCCCGAGGTGAAGGAGTAA
- a CDS encoding YihY family inner membrane protein: protein MSSAAPSETTETKSFKAIDKPIEHARSRRQRFMQGARRAFSAKEVELTPLNLHWWIAFTRLVSQRINEQQLPQVAASLTFTTVLSLVPLATVVLAIFTAFPMFDRLQTSLQGYLIESFFPETLSETILTYVTQFSDKAKGLTAIGIVFLGITALTTMFTVDRVFNQIWNVKRQRSTINKVVLYWAVLSLAPVLIGLSISVSTALIGETMAGVNPVLGGMFPALNLVPLTLTVLAFAFIYRIVPNRAVHWKDALMGGLMAAILFEVSKRAFAAYITHFPSYTALYGALAAFPIFLLWIYVSWIIVLLGASTVAALPVARTGYWNPSNRPGERWLQGLSVLVELEKSRQQEKPGMTMEELRVFAKVPPDQLDEILSQLIEHGVIGLLAVVRGDDRFALICDPANISAEVVAKALWYDTSLTLEWANRLPQSTAKLSRFQDEFIQRPRLSQWLELSPA from the coding sequence ATGAGTTCAGCCGCACCTTCAGAAACAACTGAGACCAAGAGTTTCAAAGCCATCGACAAGCCCATTGAACACGCTCGAAGCCGCCGACAGCGCTTTATGCAAGGCGCGCGTCGCGCTTTCAGCGCGAAGGAAGTGGAGTTGACCCCCTTGAATTTGCACTGGTGGATTGCTTTCACACGTTTGGTGAGCCAGCGAATCAACGAGCAGCAATTGCCCCAAGTTGCAGCAAGCCTCACTTTTACAACGGTGTTATCCCTGGTGCCCCTGGCCACGGTGGTTCTTGCGATTTTCACGGCATTCCCGATGTTTGATCGTTTGCAAACATCGCTGCAAGGTTATTTGATTGAAAGCTTTTTTCCCGAAACCCTGTCTGAAACCATTTTGACTTACGTCACGCAGTTCTCTGACAAGGCGAAAGGCCTGACCGCCATTGGTATCGTGTTTTTGGGTATCACCGCCTTGACCACCATGTTCACCGTGGACAGGGTGTTCAACCAGATCTGGAACGTGAAGCGCCAGCGTTCCACCATCAACAAGGTGGTTTTGTATTGGGCCGTGTTGTCCCTTGCCCCAGTATTGATTGGGTTAAGCATCAGCGTGTCCACAGCCTTGATTGGTGAAACCATGGCCGGCGTAAATCCGGTGCTTGGAGGCATGTTTCCCGCCCTGAACCTGGTGCCACTCACCCTGACTGTTCTTGCTTTTGCCTTTATCTACCGCATTGTGCCAAACCGGGCTGTGCACTGGAAAGACGCCCTGATGGGCGGTCTGATGGCCGCCATCCTGTTCGAGGTATCCAAGCGCGCGTTTGCAGCTTACATCACGCATTTCCCAAGTTACACCGCCTTGTATGGCGCGCTCGCTGCATTTCCTATCTTCCTGCTGTGGATCTATGTCAGCTGGATCATTGTGCTGTTGGGTGCCAGTACAGTTGCGGCCTTGCCAGTCGCCCGCACAGGCTACTGGAACCCCAGCAATCGCCCTGGTGAGCGTTGGCTGCAAGGCCTCAGTGTGCTGGTTGAACTGGAGAAGTCGCGCCAGCAGGAAAAGCCAGGCATGACCATGGAAGAACTTCGAGTGTTTGCCAAGGTGCCGCCAGACCAACTCGATGAGATACTGAGTCAGTTGATTGAACACGGCGTAATTGGTTTGCTGGCTGTGGTGCGTGGTGATGACCGCTTTGCCTTGATCTGCGACCCGGCCAACATCAGTGCCGAGGTGGTTGCTAAAGCCTTGTGGTACGACACGTCCCTGACACTGGAATGGGCCAACAGGCTTCCTCAGTCCACAGCCAAATTGAGTCGCTTTCAGGATGAGTTTATTCAACGGCCACGCCTGTCTCAATGGTTGGAGCTGTCTCCGGCTTGA
- the wrbA gene encoding NAD(P)H:quinone oxidoreductase — protein sequence MIEVLVLYYSRHGATEQLAREIALGIDSVKGASARVRTVPTVSANTEATESDIPEQGPPYAERSDLQECAGLALGSPTRFGNMAASMKYFIDGTVGSWLAGDLINKPFCVFTSTGSLHGGQETTLTSMALPLIHHGMLWLGIPYSEQALNDTTTGGTPYGATHWAGGQGQNPISEHEKTLARAQGVRLAKAAIALQQMDKNQ from the coding sequence ATGATTGAAGTATTGGTCCTGTACTACAGCCGCCATGGCGCCACCGAACAACTGGCACGGGAAATCGCCTTGGGCATTGATTCGGTGAAAGGTGCGTCAGCCCGTGTCCGCACCGTGCCGACAGTGTCCGCCAATACCGAAGCCACTGAATCTGACATTCCCGAACAAGGCCCCCCTTATGCAGAACGGAGCGACTTGCAAGAGTGTGCCGGTTTGGCCTTGGGGTCCCCCACCCGATTTGGCAATATGGCTGCATCAATGAAATATTTTATTGACGGCACCGTGGGCAGCTGGCTTGCTGGCGATTTGATCAACAAACCATTTTGCGTGTTCACCAGCACTGGTAGCCTGCACGGCGGCCAGGAAACCACGCTGACCAGCATGGCACTGCCCCTGATACACCACGGTATGCTTTGGTTGGGTATCCCCTATTCCGAGCAGGCCCTGAACGACACCACCACAGGCGGCACCCCCTACGGCGCCACACATTGGGCAGGTGGGCAAGGTCAAAACCCGATTTCGGAACACGAAAAAACACTGGCCCGAGCCCAAGGCGTTCGCTTGGCCAAGGCAGCAATTGCATTACAACAGATGGACAAAAACCAATGA
- a CDS encoding DUF2069 domain-containing protein translates to MSSTPDLKSTRQKAYWVSVASLLGLIALCVVWELFVAPLRPGGSWLVLKVLPLLLIVPGIFKQRVRTYQATSLLVWLYFAEGATRASSDPALASQLMAGLEVLLTVVLFASVSVYARTYKIPKVKAA, encoded by the coding sequence ATGAGCAGCACCCCCGATTTGAAATCCACCCGCCAGAAAGCCTATTGGGTTTCTGTTGCCAGCCTGTTGGGCCTGATCGCCCTGTGTGTGGTCTGGGAGCTGTTTGTCGCTCCCCTGCGCCCCGGCGGCAGCTGGCTGGTACTAAAAGTGCTTCCCTTGTTGCTCATCGTGCCTGGTATTTTCAAACAGCGGGTGCGAACCTATCAGGCCACTTCACTGCTGGTGTGGCTGTACTTCGCCGAAGGCGCCACACGGGCCAGTTCAGACCCGGCATTGGCTTCGCAGTTGATGGCGGGCCTTGAAGTGTTGCTGACAGTAGTACTGTTCGCCAGCGTCAGCGTTTACGCCCGCACCTACAAGATTCCGAAAGTAAAGGCCGCCTGA